The following coding sequences lie in one Brevibacterium marinum genomic window:
- a CDS encoding BadF/BadG/BcrA/BcrD ATPase family protein, whose product MSGFVLGVDIGGTGSRVALARLGATDAPSKETKAASGDFTDEPLCTLTGPGVSIGTEGSNAPQQIRRLVATAREAWPDSFGSIRGIGIGATGIASLSTDVGELAQSLAREAQAKTAVAIDAVTAHLGALSGSGGAVTVLGTGAIAVSHPGPDGQGTLLPRWRRVDGWGHLFGDRGGGAWIGRRALEAALKCHDGVDPSGAALLAAAKARFGEPSTWPAMFYTRSDRAGLLAAFAIDVAGLARTGDPAAAALLAEAGREAACSAIAAVGVCGNYGGIGKDGGGQAAPRRIALAGGLRQAGEALIEAFHAEAERLSSETRAVDPAGDPLSGSLTLARHVAHDHVSSQPGVLWT is encoded by the coding sequence GTGAGCGGATTCGTCCTCGGGGTCGACATCGGCGGCACCGGCAGCCGGGTCGCGCTCGCACGCCTCGGCGCGACCGACGCGCCCTCCAAGGAGACGAAAGCCGCCTCGGGGGACTTCACCGACGAACCGCTGTGCACCCTCACCGGCCCCGGGGTGTCGATCGGGACGGAGGGAAGCAACGCACCGCAGCAGATCCGACGCCTCGTCGCGACGGCAAGGGAGGCATGGCCCGACAGCTTCGGATCGATCCGCGGAATCGGCATCGGCGCCACCGGCATCGCCTCGCTGAGCACGGACGTCGGCGAACTCGCGCAGTCGTTGGCACGCGAGGCGCAGGCGAAGACGGCGGTGGCGATCGACGCCGTGACCGCCCACCTCGGTGCCCTGTCCGGAAGCGGGGGAGCGGTGACGGTTCTGGGGACAGGAGCGATCGCAGTCTCCCATCCCGGGCCCGACGGGCAGGGAACTCTTCTTCCGAGGTGGAGGCGCGTCGACGGTTGGGGGCACCTGTTCGGCGACAGGGGAGGCGGAGCCTGGATCGGCAGGCGCGCGCTCGAAGCGGCGCTGAAGTGCCACGACGGCGTCGATCCTTCCGGTGCTGCGTTGCTCGCGGCGGCCAAGGCGAGGTTCGGCGAGCCGAGCACATGGCCCGCGATGTTCTATACGCGCAGTGACCGTGCCGGACTGCTTGCCGCATTCGCCATCGATGTGGCAGGTCTGGCTCGCACCGGTGATCCGGCGGCCGCGGCACTGCTCGCCGAGGCGGGGCGCGAGGCCGCGTGCAGTGCGATCGCGGCGGTCGGCGTCTGTGGCAATTACGGCGGTATCGGCAAGGACGGCGGCGGTCAAGCAGCACCACGCCGGATCGCGCTCGCAGGTGGTCTGCGCCAAGCGGGCGAAGCGCTCATCGAGGCTTTCCATGCTGAGGCGGAGCGGCTGAGTTCCGAGACCCGCGCCGTCGATCCTGCGGGCGATCCGCTCAGCGGTTCGCTGACATTGGCGCGTCATGTCGCCCACGATCATGTGTCATCACAGCCGGGAGTTCTGTGGACCTGA
- a CDS encoding sodium:solute symporter — translation MQIIDLLVIIAYLVATAWLGLKLSGKQKDLKGYFLGSRNLPWWAVCLSVVATETSALTVIGIPVMSYLGDINYLQLGLGYILGRVVVAFFMLPRYYDGEMLTAYAYLGKRFGTSTQTTAGVTFLFTRLLADGIRVLAAAIPVKVILDGLGIHTNYFVIIVVLSLVTIAYTFIGGIKAVVWVDVAQMCLYVFGGLLSIIVITASFGGGWVADAASAGKLNMFIFEGNPISADASFIPSLLGGAIFAMASHGSDQLVVQRLLSCRSKVEAQKALIVSGVVVFVQFAIFLAVGLALWAYYDHKLPADLGLTRDDEIFPLFIIEGLPPGVSGLLLAGILAAAMSTLSSSLSALSSSTVNDVYARLKRTPMTDAEGFNVGRWATIGWGVAFILPATIFQSDEGNIVILALGVAGITYGGLLGAFVFGIINKRATAVDANITFALAVAVNAFFFVMEKYVTGEVWVAWQWYPALGIIVMVALGGFLSLRHPKTQKQTTVAEVEGSNR, via the coding sequence ATGCAGATCATCGACCTCCTGGTGATCATCGCCTACCTCGTCGCCACGGCGTGGTTGGGGCTGAAGCTCAGCGGAAAGCAGAAGGACCTCAAGGGCTACTTCCTCGGCAGCCGGAATCTGCCCTGGTGGGCGGTGTGTCTGTCCGTGGTGGCCACGGAGACCAGTGCGCTGACGGTGATCGGCATTCCGGTCATGAGCTACCTCGGCGACATCAACTACCTGCAGCTGGGGCTGGGCTACATCCTCGGCCGCGTCGTCGTCGCCTTCTTCATGCTGCCCAGGTACTACGACGGTGAGATGCTCACCGCGTACGCCTACCTGGGCAAACGCTTCGGCACCTCGACACAGACGACCGCGGGTGTGACCTTCCTGTTCACCCGCCTGCTCGCCGACGGCATCCGTGTGCTGGCCGCCGCCATCCCCGTCAAGGTGATCCTCGACGGGCTGGGGATCCACACGAACTACTTCGTCATCATCGTCGTCCTGTCCCTGGTCACGATCGCCTACACCTTCATCGGCGGAATCAAGGCCGTCGTCTGGGTCGACGTGGCCCAGATGTGTCTCTACGTTTTCGGCGGTCTCCTGTCGATCATCGTCATCACCGCCTCCTTCGGCGGCGGCTGGGTCGCCGATGCCGCATCCGCGGGCAAGCTCAACATGTTCATCTTCGAGGGCAACCCGATCTCGGCGGACGCCTCGTTCATTCCCTCGCTGCTCGGCGGCGCCATCTTCGCCATGGCCTCGCACGGCTCGGACCAGCTCGTCGTCCAGCGGCTCCTGTCCTGCCGGTCGAAGGTCGAGGCGCAGAAGGCCCTCATCGTCTCCGGCGTCGTCGTCTTCGTCCAGTTCGCGATCTTCCTCGCCGTCGGTCTGGCCCTGTGGGCCTACTACGACCACAAGCTGCCTGCCGATCTGGGCCTGACCCGCGATGACGAGATCTTCCCGCTCTTCATCATCGAGGGCCTGCCACCCGGGGTCTCGGGACTGCTGCTGGCCGGCATCCTCGCGGCCGCCATGTCGACCCTGTCCTCGTCCCTGTCCGCACTGTCCTCCTCGACCGTCAACGACGTCTACGCACGGCTGAAGAGAACACCGATGACCGACGCCGAAGGCTTCAACGTCGGACGCTGGGCGACGATCGGCTGGGGTGTGGCCTTCATCCTCCCGGCCACGATCTTCCAATCCGATGAGGGCAACATCGTCATCCTCGCCCTGGGCGTGGCGGGCATCACCTACGGCGGACTGCTCGGTGCCTTCGTGTTCGGGATCATCAACAAGCGCGCGACCGCGGTCGATGCGAACATCACCTTCGCCCTCGCGGTCGCCGTCAACGCCTTCTTCTTCGTCATGGAGAAGTACGTCACCGGTGAGGTCTGGGTCGCCTGGCAGTGGTACCCGGCCCTCGGCATCATCGTCATGGTCGCACTCGGCGGGTTCCTGTCCCTGCGTCATCCCAAGACGCAGAAGCAGACCACCGTCGCCGAGGTGGAAGGCAGCAACCGCTGA
- a CDS encoding DedA family protein, with the protein MSENRLPDDEAGREHPWAALKPWEGKAKRLDKLLLFLIIGVPLVYLGLMPLRPWMLVNAPVLQEFINGAKTAVVAAGAYARVGEIPLWLVVVAGFVGMAKLDWAFWLAGRRWGDGVLRLFAQNERQVKRVESLKRIPNWALFLMTIVARCPGVPGTLVYLVAGWTRMRLSLFLIADLLGCLVFTLIWTILGYQLGETAVDVLKVVDKYALWLTLAIIVGIFVITYIREYRRQKNAQ; encoded by the coding sequence ATGAGTGAGAACCGTCTGCCCGATGACGAGGCCGGGCGTGAGCACCCCTGGGCGGCGCTCAAACCGTGGGAGGGCAAGGCTAAGCGCCTCGACAAGCTGCTGCTCTTCCTCATCATCGGAGTCCCGCTCGTCTACCTGGGACTCATGCCGCTGCGCCCCTGGATGCTGGTGAATGCCCCCGTCCTCCAGGAGTTCATCAATGGCGCGAAGACCGCCGTGGTCGCGGCCGGCGCCTATGCCCGGGTCGGCGAGATTCCGCTGTGGCTCGTCGTGGTCGCCGGTTTCGTCGGGATGGCCAAGCTCGACTGGGCCTTCTGGCTGGCCGGCAGGCGGTGGGGCGACGGCGTGCTCCGGCTCTTCGCGCAGAACGAACGGCAGGTCAAACGCGTCGAATCGCTCAAGCGGATCCCCAACTGGGCACTGTTCCTCATGACGATCGTGGCGCGCTGCCCGGGAGTCCCCGGCACCCTCGTCTACCTCGTCGCCGGATGGACGCGGATGAGACTGTCGCTGTTCCTCATCGCCGACCTGCTGGGCTGTCTGGTCTTCACGCTCATCTGGACGATTCTCGGCTACCAGTTGGGCGAAACCGCCGTCGACGTGCTCAAAGTCGTCGACAAGTACGCCCTGTGGCTGACTCTGGCGATCATCGTCGGCATCTTCGTCATCACCTACATCAGGGAATATCGGAGGCAGAAGAACGCGCAGTGA
- a CDS encoding IclR family transcriptional regulator, which yields MTKAFDMLELLGDHAEGVSAARAAEVTGHPFSTAYRLLGGLVETGYADFDPSTKAYTLGLEVFRLGQKVAHRRGFAGSSKDLLQTLTRTTGESSILSVRRADAALTVLTVDGPQFRTTTDPGDESPLHTSALGQALLAHDANVDRTVDALVLEPRTPQSVTDADELRAKLERIRELGWAGQSEENDVGMNALAVPVFDLDGRLLAALALAAPVFRRTLDELVEFVPQLREAATAVAARMPR from the coding sequence GTGACCAAGGCTTTCGACATGCTCGAGCTCCTCGGCGACCACGCCGAGGGCGTCAGTGCCGCCAGGGCCGCCGAGGTCACCGGTCATCCCTTCAGCACGGCCTACAGGCTCCTCGGCGGACTCGTCGAAACCGGATACGCCGACTTCGATCCCTCGACCAAGGCCTACACTCTGGGTCTGGAGGTCTTCCGCCTCGGTCAGAAGGTCGCCCACCGTCGCGGCTTCGCGGGATCGTCCAAGGACCTCCTGCAGACACTGACCCGGACCACGGGGGAGTCGAGCATCCTCTCCGTCCGTCGGGCCGACGCCGCGCTGACGGTGCTCACGGTCGACGGGCCGCAGTTTCGGACGACGACCGACCCCGGAGACGAATCCCCGCTGCACACCTCCGCCTTGGGTCAGGCTCTCCTGGCCCACGACGCGAACGTCGACCGCACCGTCGACGCACTCGTCCTGGAGCCGCGGACCCCGCAGTCCGTCACCGACGCCGATGAGCTGCGGGCCAAGCTCGAACGCATCCGCGAACTCGGCTGGGCGGGGCAGTCCGAGGAGAACGACGTCGGCATGAACGCCTTGGCCGTGCCGGTGTTCGACCTCGATGGGCGACTGCTGGCGGCCCTCGCGCTGGCCGCTCCGGTCTTCCGCCGCACGCTGGACGAACTCGTCGAGTTCGTCCCCCAACTGAGAGAGGCTGCGACCGCGGTCGCAGCCAGAATGCCGAGGTGA
- the murQ gene encoding N-acetylmuramic acid 6-phosphate etherase: MASSQHSPSRDRPFSDRSSSDRRSPAGLPPTEQRNPRSAGFDELDTLGVLTVMNEEDQAVLTAVAEALPQLADLVDIAAERMRRGGAVHYFGAGTSGRLGVLDASELLPTFNLESGRVVGHIAGGQAALVNAVENAEDSEADGRSAGGALGADDVAIGIAASGSTPYVRGALAAAGEVGAHTVLISNNPNASVAEVAADHIVLDTGPEVITGSTRLKAGTAQKLTLNGFSTALMIALGRTWRNLMVSVVATNSKLRERTVRILCEAADLEGGEARELLERCGGDLKAALVVAFTSVDPTGAARHLEDNEGSVRAAIAAVTAGDTAPRSAEAGEPGRTQP; encoded by the coding sequence ATGGCGTCCTCCCAGCACTCCCCGTCCAGGGACCGGCCGTTCTCCGACCGCTCGTCCTCCGACCGTCGATCCCCGGCCGGCCTGCCCCCGACGGAGCAGCGCAATCCCCGCAGCGCCGGATTCGACGAGCTCGACACCCTCGGTGTCCTGACGGTGATGAACGAGGAGGACCAAGCAGTCCTCACCGCCGTCGCCGAGGCCCTGCCGCAGCTGGCCGACCTCGTCGACATCGCAGCCGAGCGGATGCGCCGAGGCGGTGCGGTTCACTACTTCGGTGCCGGCACCTCCGGCCGTTTGGGAGTCCTCGACGCCAGCGAACTCCTGCCGACGTTCAACCTCGAGTCCGGTCGCGTGGTCGGCCACATCGCCGGCGGCCAGGCTGCCCTGGTCAACGCGGTGGAGAACGCCGAGGATTCCGAAGCCGACGGACGCAGCGCCGGGGGAGCCCTCGGCGCGGACGATGTGGCGATCGGGATCGCCGCCAGCGGGTCGACCCCCTACGTCCGCGGGGCGCTGGCGGCCGCCGGAGAGGTGGGCGCGCACACCGTGCTCATCTCGAACAACCCCAATGCTTCCGTCGCCGAGGTCGCGGCCGACCACATCGTGCTCGACACCGGGCCCGAGGTGATCACGGGGTCGACCCGGCTCAAGGCCGGCACGGCGCAGAAGCTCACGCTCAACGGTTTCTCCACGGCGCTGATGATCGCCCTGGGACGCACCTGGCGCAACCTCATGGTCTCGGTCGTCGCGACGAACTCCAAGCTGCGGGAGCGGACCGTGCGCATCCTCTGCGAGGCCGCGGATCTTGAAGGGGGAGAGGCTCGCGAGCTCTTGGAACGCTGCGGCGGGGACCTCAAGGCGGCGCTGGTCGTCGCCTTCACCTCGGTGGACCCGACCGGTGCGGCCAGACACCTCGAGGACAACGAGGGCTCGGTCAGGGCCGCGATCGCCGCCGTGACCGCCGGTGACACGGCGCCCCGGTCGGCCGAAGCGGGCGAGCCGGGGCGGACCCAGCCGTGA
- a CDS encoding FAD-dependent oxidoreductase: MTDAAHDRAVTEHDRPVTEHDRSVTESDCIIAGGGPAGVVAGLLLARGGVRVTVLEKHNDFFRDFRGDTIHPSTLRLLDELGLYNRFARITHRRVTNISLTADDGSDYILGDLSKLNVAHPFMTIAPQWDFLNLLAEAGEDEPGFDLRMGVEMTSLIWDDDRVIGVRAQTPEGETELRAPLVVAADGRWSKARDEARLTMRELRSTIDVWWFRIDTEAELPDSIAPRTSGGNVFVAIPRDGHVQMARLIPKGEDSRFRAQGIESLRKAVAETFPALADDLGALEFGDVKLLDVRRNQAKRWFVDGLLCIGDSVHAMSPLGGVGVNLAVQDGVATARLLADALRSGRVSAHDLRRVQRRRMLTTKAVELLQGGIHRMIEPVVHGGGVIRPPRPVLWLVTTFPALNVIPARILGLGITPEHAPGFARRAEWEASEEDDASEGVGRAQARSRT, encoded by the coding sequence ATGACGGACGCCGCGCACGACCGAGCAGTCACCGAGCATGACCGACCAGTCACGGAGCACGACCGGTCAGTCACCGAGTCCGACTGCATCATCGCAGGAGGTGGGCCCGCAGGAGTCGTCGCCGGGTTGCTCCTGGCCCGCGGGGGAGTCAGGGTGACGGTGCTGGAGAAGCACAATGACTTCTTCCGCGACTTCCGCGGCGACACCATCCACCCGTCGACGCTGCGTCTGCTCGACGAATTGGGTCTCTACAACCGATTCGCCAGGATCACACACCGGAGGGTGACCAACATCAGCCTCACCGCCGACGACGGCAGTGATTACATCCTCGGCGATCTGTCCAAACTGAATGTCGCCCACCCCTTCATGACGATCGCGCCCCAGTGGGACTTCCTCAATCTGCTCGCCGAGGCGGGGGAGGACGAGCCGGGATTCGATCTGCGCATGGGGGTCGAGATGACCTCGTTGATCTGGGACGACGACCGGGTCATCGGTGTCCGTGCGCAGACGCCCGAGGGCGAGACGGAGTTGCGCGCACCGCTCGTCGTGGCCGCCGACGGCCGCTGGTCGAAGGCCCGGGACGAGGCAAGGCTGACGATGCGGGAACTGCGGTCGACGATCGACGTGTGGTGGTTCCGGATCGATACCGAGGCGGAGCTCCCCGACTCCATCGCTCCGCGCACCAGCGGCGGCAACGTGTTCGTCGCAATCCCGCGAGACGGTCACGTCCAGATGGCCCGCCTCATCCCGAAGGGTGAGGACTCGAGGTTCCGAGCTCAGGGAATCGAGTCTCTGCGGAAGGCGGTCGCCGAGACTTTTCCCGCGCTGGCGGACGACCTCGGCGCGCTCGAGTTCGGGGATGTGAAGCTCCTCGACGTCCGTCGCAATCAGGCCAAACGCTGGTTCGTCGACGGGCTGCTGTGCATCGGGGACTCCGTGCACGCCATGAGCCCGCTCGGCGGGGTCGGAGTCAACCTCGCAGTCCAAGACGGTGTTGCTACGGCACGTCTCCTCGCCGACGCTCTGCGGTCGGGCCGGGTGAGCGCCCATGACCTCAGGCGTGTTCAGCGCAGACGGATGCTGACGACGAAGGCGGTCGAACTGCTGCAGGGCGGCATCCACCGGATGATCGAACCCGTCGTCCACGGGGGCGGCGTCATCCGTCCGCCGAGACCGGTCCTATGGCTGGTGACGACGTTCCCGGCGCTCAATGTCATCCCGGCGAGGATCCTCGGGCTGGGCATCACGCCGGAGCATGCCCCGGGCTTCGCGCGCCGGGCGGAGTGGGAGGCAAGTGAAGAGGACGACGCAAGTGAAGGAGTAGGGCGAGCCCAGGCCCGGTCACGGACCTGA
- the aroQ gene encoding type II 3-dehydroquinate dehydratase: MPTVLVLNGPNLNLLGVREPEIYGRTTLADIEEMCTRTAAEAGLSVRCLQSNHEGDLIDAVHEARETTVGAIINAGAYTHTSLALHDALKSYDHPIIEVHLSNPHARESFRHHSFLSPAATAVVAGAGAKGYVHAMEILAEDLDA; encoded by the coding sequence TTGCCGACCGTACTCGTCCTCAACGGACCCAATCTCAACCTGCTCGGAGTCCGCGAACCCGAGATCTACGGGCGCACGACCCTGGCCGACATCGAAGAGATGTGCACCCGGACCGCCGCCGAGGCGGGCCTGAGCGTCCGTTGTCTGCAGAGCAACCATGAGGGCGACCTCATCGACGCCGTGCACGAGGCCCGGGAGACCACTGTGGGCGCCATCATCAACGCCGGTGCCTACACGCACACCTCCCTCGCACTCCACGATGCGCTCAAGTCCTATGACCATCCGATCATCGAAGTGCACCTGAGCAACCCCCACGCCCGCGAATCGTTCCGTCACCACTCGTTCCTCTCACCCGCCGCGACCGCCGTCGTCGCCGGCGCCGGAGCCAAGGGGTACGTGCACGCGATGGAGATCCTGGCCGAAGACCTCGATGCCTGA
- a CDS encoding shikimate dehydrogenase yields the protein MTRPLLLGLIGEGISASRTPRMHEDEGAAHDLTTIYRTIDIATQRSSEVGLSELLSSAVRLGFDGLNITHPFKQQVIELLDEVDPVAHRIGSVNTVVIDESGRTTGHNTDVTGFARGFEAGLGTASRRRVVQIGAGGAGRAVAFALSQLGVAELIIADISAARAQDLAAEIGDHVRAISTADLEPAITSADGIVNATPVGMAAFPGTPFDTGLLDPQTWVADVVYFPLETQLLAEAKEKGCRTLDGSGMAVNQAIDAFELFSGRTADPMRMRETFLSFGA from the coding sequence ATGACCCGACCACTGCTCCTGGGGCTCATCGGCGAAGGCATCTCCGCCTCCCGCACACCGCGCATGCACGAGGACGAAGGCGCCGCACACGACCTCACCACGATCTATCGCACGATCGACATCGCGACACAGCGATCGTCCGAGGTGGGTCTGAGTGAGCTGCTGAGCTCGGCAGTCCGCCTCGGCTTCGACGGACTCAACATCACCCACCCGTTCAAGCAGCAGGTCATCGAGCTTCTCGACGAGGTCGACCCCGTGGCACATCGGATCGGCTCGGTCAACACCGTCGTCATCGACGAATCGGGCCGGACGACGGGTCACAACACAGATGTCACCGGCTTCGCTCGGGGCTTCGAAGCAGGGCTGGGCACTGCGTCCAGGCGCCGGGTCGTGCAGATCGGCGCAGGGGGAGCGGGACGAGCCGTCGCCTTCGCACTCTCGCAGCTGGGAGTCGCAGAGCTCATCATCGCCGACATCAGCGCAGCCAGAGCACAGGACCTGGCTGCGGAGATCGGGGACCATGTCCGTGCGATCTCCACGGCGGACCTCGAACCGGCCATCACCTCGGCGGACGGAATCGTCAATGCCACACCTGTGGGCATGGCGGCCTTCCCGGGGACGCCCTTCGACACGGGTCTGCTGGATCCGCAGACCTGGGTGGCCGATGTCGTGTACTTCCCGCTCGAAACCCAGCTGCTGGCGGAAGCGAAGGAGAAGGGCTGCCGGACCTTGGACGGATCCGGGATGGCCGTCAATCAGGCGATCGACGCCTTCGAACTCTTCAGCGGGCGCACGGCGGACCCGATGCGGATGCGCGAGACCTTCCTGTCATTCGGCGCCTGA
- a CDS encoding UTRA domain-containing protein — MTKFHSIRDQLLDRLESMAAGEQFPPERQLAEALGISRMTLRRAIDELVAKGVVRRRHGAGVFALGPKLDQPLAASSFTEDMLARGMRPGSRVLSFDVTKAGAHIGRRLHLDDAAEVVAILRLRLADDEPLALEELHIPASLVPGLAAADLENSSFYELLRSRFDIELNHSVQTIEPTLLDADEAKVLGVPEQSPALLFERTSHSADGVPFEFVRSVYRGDRYKIRTELTLPDRLSGNERPEGSLA; from the coding sequence GTGACGAAATTCCACTCCATCAGGGACCAGCTCCTCGATCGGCTCGAATCGATGGCCGCCGGGGAGCAGTTCCCGCCCGAACGCCAGCTGGCCGAGGCGCTGGGCATCTCACGCATGACCCTGCGCCGGGCCATCGACGAACTGGTCGCCAAGGGCGTGGTCCGACGCCGCCATGGTGCCGGCGTCTTCGCCCTCGGACCGAAGCTCGACCAGCCCCTGGCAGCGAGTTCCTTCACCGAGGACATGCTCGCTCGCGGTATGCGCCCCGGATCGCGGGTGCTCTCCTTCGACGTGACGAAGGCCGGAGCCCACATCGGACGCAGGCTCCACCTCGACGACGCCGCCGAGGTGGTCGCGATCCTGCGTCTGCGTCTGGCCGATGATGAGCCGCTCGCGCTCGAGGAGCTGCACATCCCCGCCTCACTCGTCCCGGGCCTGGCGGCTGCGGATCTGGAGAACAGCTCGTTCTACGAACTGCTGCGCTCGCGCTTCGACATCGAACTCAACCACAGCGTCCAGACGATCGAACCGACTCTCCTCGATGCGGATGAGGCGAAGGTGCTCGGAGTTCCCGAGCAGTCACCGGCTCTGCTGTTCGAACGTACCTCGCACAGCGCCGACGGGGTGCCCTTCGAATTCGTCCGTTCCGTCTACCGCGGTGACCGGTACAAGATCCGCACCGAACTCACTCTGCCCGACCGGCTCAGCGGGAATGAACGGCCCGAAGGGAGCCTCGCATGA
- a CDS encoding 4a-hydroxytetrahydrobiopterin dehydratase, with translation MTAYTGQKLLDALDAHGLPDWQGLPACIGARFLSGDFATGLELVTRIGAAAEEANHHPDVTLTFPYVAIRLTSHDTGAVTERDLELAGRISELAASAGVVADPKVPALLELGMDTADRDAIAPFWAVLLTGDASNVSGPDVIDPAGQMPLLWFQDCEEHAVPHQRLHVDVSVPAAAAPERIRAAVEAGGTVVDEAQAPSFTVLADADGNRACVCTLENRP, from the coding sequence ATGACCGCATACACCGGACAGAAGCTGCTCGACGCCCTCGATGCCCATGGTCTCCCCGATTGGCAGGGACTGCCGGCGTGCATCGGCGCCCGCTTCCTCAGCGGCGACTTCGCGACCGGACTCGAGCTCGTGACACGCATCGGTGCCGCCGCCGAGGAGGCGAACCATCACCCGGACGTCACCCTCACCTTTCCGTATGTCGCCATCCGACTGACCAGTCACGACACCGGAGCCGTGACCGAACGCGACCTCGAGCTCGCGGGCCGGATCAGCGAACTCGCCGCCTCGGCGGGGGTGGTTGCGGATCCGAAGGTTCCCGCGCTGCTCGAACTCGGCATGGACACAGCCGACAGGGACGCCATCGCCCCGTTCTGGGCCGTCCTGCTCACCGGCGATGCGAGCAATGTGTCCGGACCCGATGTCATTGACCCTGCCGGGCAGATGCCGCTGCTGTGGTTCCAGGACTGCGAAGAGCACGCGGTGCCACATCAGCGCCTGCACGTCGACGTCTCGGTTCCGGCAGCGGCAGCGCCCGAGCGCATCCGCGCGGCAGTCGAGGCCGGTGGCACGGTCGTCGACGAGGCCCAGGCACCGTCGTTCACCGTCCTCGCCGATGCCGACGGCAATCGCGCCTGCGTCTGCACCCTGGAGAATCGCCCGTAG
- a CDS encoding anhydro-N-acetylmuramic acid kinase translates to MIIAGLMTGTSADGLDIVLAEFTHDADAADAGAADSAAGAAEAGGELGVRIVAAREVPFDPNLARDILRLLEPNDVPLSLVSSVDARLGRFSAEALKQLCVETGVDCDLVVSHGQTVRHDITDDTVTSTLQIGQPAWIAEDTGAPVLSDVRARDVAAGGQGAPLVGILDSLLLGEATEPTAVLNLGGIANITVLSPHSDPLAFDTGPANALIDVLARRITQGEKGFDRDGELAAQGSIDDELLARLLADPYYARPAPKSTGKELFHSAYLDGFLTARPRLGELDAIATVTALTARTVAEACRAHDVTAVIASGGGTRNPVLMRHLADNLGEDITLSTTDEALGVPEAAKEALLMALLGWLSWNGLAGTQPSLTGAAHPSIAGRLSPGHGPLTLPEPLTTLPAQLKILPN, encoded by the coding sequence ATGATCATCGCCGGACTCATGACCGGGACCTCGGCCGACGGTCTCGACATCGTTCTCGCCGAGTTCACCCACGACGCCGACGCTGCCGACGCCGGCGCCGCCGACTCCGCCGCCGGCGCCGCCGAGGCAGGCGGTGAGCTCGGCGTCCGCATCGTTGCCGCCCGCGAAGTCCCCTTTGACCCCAACCTCGCCCGCGACATCCTCCGCCTCCTCGAACCGAACGACGTCCCTCTGTCCCTGGTCTCGAGCGTCGACGCCCGCCTGGGCAGATTCAGCGCTGAGGCACTCAAGCAGCTCTGCGTCGAGACCGGAGTCGACTGCGACCTCGTCGTCTCCCACGGGCAGACTGTCCGCCACGACATCACCGACGACACCGTCACCTCGACCCTGCAGATCGGCCAGCCCGCGTGGATCGCCGAGGACACCGGAGCACCCGTGCTCTCCGACGTCCGCGCCCGCGACGTCGCCGCAGGCGGTCAGGGCGCACCTCTCGTCGGGATCCTCGACAGCCTGCTCCTGGGCGAGGCCACGGAGCCGACTGCGGTGCTCAACCTCGGCGGCATCGCCAACATCACCGTCCTCTCCCCGCACAGCGATCCGCTCGCCTTCGACACGGGTCCGGCCAATGCACTCATCGACGTTCTCGCCCGCAGGATCACGCAGGGAGAGAAGGGCTTCGACCGTGACGGTGAACTGGCCGCCCAGGGCAGCATCGACGACGAGCTGCTCGCCCGGCTTCTGGCCGACCCGTACTACGCGCGGCCGGCCCCGAAGTCGACGGGCAAGGAACTCTTCCACTCCGCCTACCTCGACGGGTTCCTCACAGCCCGCCCCCGCCTCGGCGAGCTCGATGCGATCGCCACGGTGACAGCACTGACTGCTCGGACCGTCGCCGAGGCATGCCGCGCACACGATGTCACCGCCGTCATCGCCTCCGGGGGCGGAACCCGGAACCCGGTGCTCATGCGGCACCTGGCCGACAACCTCGGCGAGGACATCACACTGTCGACCACCGACGAAGCCCTCGGAGTGCCCGAAGCAGCCAAGGAAGCACTGCTGATGGCGCTGCTCGGGTGGCTGAGCTGGAACGGACTGGCCGGGACTCAGCCGAGCCTCACCGGCGCCGCGCACCCGAGCATCGCAGGACGACTGAGCCCGGGCCACGGCCCGCTCACACTGCCCGAACCACTGACGACGCTGCCCGCCCAACTGAAGATCCTGCCCAACTGA